From Temnothorax longispinosus isolate EJ_2023e chromosome 3, Tlon_JGU_v1, whole genome shotgun sequence, one genomic window encodes:
- the LOC139809843 gene encoding uncharacterized protein isoform X1 yields MTIQSNLIFTLERREERYTADPAEALVAVAIAVSCWLIAYRREPKTAGPPPHPSEFPNPLFTTEFVTESSPDYLLLHWLHYSFKMTTPRRTVYSDLEKQVFLEILKKYKHVVESKGTNFSTLKGKSEAWTLITEEYNNSSLISTKRDVQRLKKYWSNVKQQSKNNIFLLDCLSVVNIRFLTGGRPQKNVGEVDPNVLDIIPNLMTTAPTISSSNFDTHESADRQKEVLKAIQQNSMTFDHIINKGLSKGQQKSLTLPPIEYKYSGRRSK; encoded by the exons ATGACTATTCAATCGAACTTAATATTCACTCTggaaaggagagaggagaggtaTACAGCAGATCCAGCTGAAG CACTGGTTGCCGTAGCTATCGCTGTGTCATGCTGGCTTATAGCGTATCGACGTGAGCCAAAGACTGCTGGACCACCGCCACACCCATCAGAGTTCCCAAACCCCTTGTTCACTACTGAATTTGTAACTGAATCTTCTCCTGACTATCTATTGCTGCATTGGTTAC attattcttTCAAAATGACAACGCCTAGAAGAACCGTGTATTCTGATTTGGAAAAACAAGTAtttctggaaatattaaaaaaatataaacatgttGTTGAATCAAAAGGTACAAATTTCTCCACACTGAAAGGGAAATCAGAGGCTTGGACACTCATTACAGAAGAATACAACAACTCTTCTTTGATTAGTACTAag aGGGACGTACAACGATTGAAAAAGTACTGGTCTAATGTAAAACagcaaagtaaaaataatatatttttacttgattgtCTTTCAGTTGTTAATATAAGGTTTCTCACCGGAGGACGACcacaaaaaaatgtaggtGAAGTCGATCCAAATGTTTTGGATATCATCCCTAATTTAATGACAACGGCACCAACCATTTCTTCAAGCAACTTTGATACACATGAGTCTGCAG ATCGGCAAAAAGAGGTTTTGAAAGCAATCCAGCAGAATTCTATGACATTTGatcacattattaataaaggaCTTTCAAAAGGACAACAAAAGTCATTAACCTTACCACCCATTGAATATAA atatagtGGGCGAAGAAGTAAATAA
- the LOC139809843 gene encoding uncharacterized protein isoform X2 produces the protein MTIQSNLIFTLERREERYTADPAEALVAVAIAVSCWLIAYRREPKTAGPPPHPSEFPNPLFTTEFVTESSPDYLLLHWLRTNFSTLKGKSEAWTLITEEYNNSSLISTKRDVQRLKKYWSNVKQQSKNNIFLLDCLSVVNIRFLTGGRPQKNVGEVDPNVLDIIPNLMTTAPTISSSNFDTHESADRQKEVLKAIQQNSMTFDHIINKGLSKGQQKSLTLPPIEYKYSGRRSK, from the exons ATGACTATTCAATCGAACTTAATATTCACTCTggaaaggagagaggagaggtaTACAGCAGATCCAGCTGAAG CACTGGTTGCCGTAGCTATCGCTGTGTCATGCTGGCTTATAGCGTATCGACGTGAGCCAAAGACTGCTGGACCACCGCCACACCCATCAGAGTTCCCAAACCCCTTGTTCACTACTGAATTTGTAACTGAATCTTCTCCTGACTATCTATTGCTGCATTGGTTAC GTACAAATTTCTCCACACTGAAAGGGAAATCAGAGGCTTGGACACTCATTACAGAAGAATACAACAACTCTTCTTTGATTAGTACTAag aGGGACGTACAACGATTGAAAAAGTACTGGTCTAATGTAAAACagcaaagtaaaaataatatatttttacttgattgtCTTTCAGTTGTTAATATAAGGTTTCTCACCGGAGGACGACcacaaaaaaatgtaggtGAAGTCGATCCAAATGTTTTGGATATCATCCCTAATTTAATGACAACGGCACCAACCATTTCTTCAAGCAACTTTGATACACATGAGTCTGCAG ATCGGCAAAAAGAGGTTTTGAAAGCAATCCAGCAGAATTCTATGACATTTGatcacattattaataaaggaCTTTCAAAAGGACAACAAAAGTCATTAACCTTACCACCCATTGAATATAA atatagtGGGCGAAGAAGTAAATAA